A stretch of DNA from Maridesulfovibrio sp.:
CGGCCAGGGTGGCCTCGGCCTGCCGCCGGGCCGTCACATCACGCCCAACGGACTGGTACTCAACAACCCCGCCGTTTTCATCAAAGATCGCTCGGGTAACATATTGAACGTAATGAACCGTCCCGTCCTTTCCCTTGAAACTGGGTTCGGTGGCTATTTCCGGATTATCGGGGGTAAGTGAATAGAGTTGGCTGACAATCTCCTCCCGCTCATTGGGTTCCAGAAGATCCTGAAACCTGGTCGCAAGAAGTTCCTCGGCACTTCTGCCGTAAAAACGACAGAAAGCCCGGTTAACGAAGGTCAGCCGTCCATCGGGACGAAAACGCCGGATGAGTTCGGTCTGCTCCTCTACAACTGCGCGGTATATGGCGTCCTGCGGTGTCATTGACTGAATATACCCCTAGTTGCCGTCAAAGGCCACCCGGACCGCACTTGCCTGCCGTTTTAAGCTGGAAAACCGCTGCAGCTTACTGTCTGAAAACACACGCAACGCATCTGCAGGGCAAACGGACACACAAGCCGGAGTGTCGCGATGTCCGGCACAAAGGTCACATTTGTGGGCCACAGGGACTTCAAGGAATCCGTCAATCATACCGACCTGCATGGCTCCGAAAGGACAGGCGGCCAGACAAGCCTTGCAGCCGATGCACCTTTCGGTAAGAACGACAACGGACCTCCCGTCAAACGTAATTGCCCCCGCAAGACAGGCGGACGCGCATGGCGCATCTTCACACTGGCGGCACTGGATCGGTGCGGTCACCCCGGATTCACGCACAACGGATATCCGCGGACTGAACGGCAGCCCCTCTTCCATGGCACCGGCCATGTCCAAAGCTGTATGGGCGTCCACGCAGGCTATTTCACAGGCCCGGCATCCGATGCAGCGGGAGGGATCGGCAAGGACAAAATCGTTCATGATCCGTGCCCCTCGGCATCCACCCCGTAATGAGTATGCAGAAGTTCATGCGAACGATGCCCAAGGGGTTTTCCAAGATATTTTTCATACAGGGCCGCAACACATTCGTTTTTGTGTGAAGCGCGCACCGGAAGTTCCCGGTCATGTTGGTGCAGACCGCTGCGGCGCATGGCAATCGCATCCGCCACGTTCACTCCGGGCAGAAGTTTGGGCTGCCCTCCTCCGGCCACACAACCGCCGGGACAGCACATGACTTCCATGAAATCGAAGTCGGCCTTTCCGGCACGCACAGCCTCAAGCAGCGGCGCCGCGTTGGCCAGCCCTGAAACAATTACCGCCGTAACTCTTTTGCCGGCCACTTCGATTGACGCCTTGCGGACGCCCGGACCTGCCGGAGAAAACACCACCCCGCTTTCACAGACGTCAGTGCCGGTTGTAACGGCGATGGCCGTGCGCAGCGCAGCTTCCATAACACCGCCGGATGCCCCGAAAATCACTCCGGCACCGGAATACAGCCCCATGGGTATATCAAAAGGTTCATCCGGCATTTCAGCCAGATTTATGCCGTTATCCTTCAGCATGGCTGCAAGCTCGGTAACGGTGAGCACGGCATCCACATCGGGCCTGCCGCTGGCCTGCATCTCCGGCCGGGCAGCCTCATGCTTCTTGGCGGTGCAGGGCATAACCGAAACGCTGGCGATTGCTTCCGGACCGACTCCGGCGATTTCAGCGCCGTAGGTCTTGAAGAGCGCTCCGGCCATCTGCTGCGGCGATTTGCAGCTGGAAAGGTGATCAGTCAGGTCAGGCCAAGCGGTTTCCATATAGCGGACCCAACCCGGACAGCAGGATGTGAACATGGGCAGCGGGCCGTCCGATTCCA
This window harbors:
- a CDS encoding 4Fe-4S dicluster domain-containing protein, translated to MNDFVLADPSRCIGCRACEIACVDAHTALDMAGAMEEGLPFSPRISVVRESGVTAPIQCRQCEDAPCASACLAGAITFDGRSVVVLTERCIGCKACLAACPFGAMQVGMIDGFLEVPVAHKCDLCAGHRDTPACVSVCPADALRVFSDSKLQRFSSLKRQASAVRVAFDGN
- a CDS encoding [Fe-Fe] hydrogenase large subunit C-terminal domain-containing protein, which translates into the protein MTTFSQVVSIDPVICTGCRRCSEVCPVDAIGGAEGEPQTIDASRCVMCGQCVLTCSAFVTPFDDAADDLPAMRRERGLPENDQSPLFAAHFRSDTKRVASMLADRSMKSMVQCAPAVRTSIAEEYGLAPGTLTPGQLAASLRRLGFDFVYDTVFAADVTIMEESSELLARLESDGPLPMFTSCCPGWVRYMETAWPDLTDHLSSCKSPQQMAGALFKTYGAEIAGVGPEAIASVSVMPCTAKKHEAARPEMQASGRPDVDAVLTVTELAAMLKDNGINLAEMPDEPFDIPMGLYSGAGVIFGASGGVMEAALRTAIAVTTGTDVCESGVVFSPAGPGVRKASIEVAGKRVTAVIVSGLANAAPLLEAVRAGKADFDFMEVMCCPGGCVAGGGQPKLLPGVNVADAIAMRRSGLHQHDRELPVRASHKNECVAALYEKYLGKPLGHRSHELLHTHYGVDAEGHGS